A genomic region of Lycorma delicatula isolate Av1 chromosome 4, ASM4794821v1, whole genome shotgun sequence contains the following coding sequences:
- the LOC142323642 gene encoding chromobox protein homolog 5-like isoform X2, whose amino-acid sequence MSSDQEISSSSNDEQEDGVYIVEEVLDRRIVNDKVEYYLKWKGYSYEESTWEPEENVTCDKLIADFEERKKKEKLLESSNRSQPYPSTYSDSTISLSSLSLSPGTSQNKTAINNNRIHDDGKGKSKDDDHIKHKHCNKTNSKKENVELHPGTSKSNQEHKVRGFQRGLEVEKILGATNAGGELLFLIKWKGSDEADLVEAKQANIRIPQTVIKFYEERLQWTSDS is encoded by the coding sequence ATGAGCAGCGATCAAGAGATTTCATCTAGTTCAAATGACGAACAAGAAGATGGCGTATATATCGTCGAGGAAGTTCTTGATCGAAGAATTGTTAACGATAAAGTGGAATATTATTTGAAATGGAAAGGTTATAGTTATGAGGAAAGTACATGGGAGCCTGAAGAGAATGTGACCTGTGATAAACTGATAGCTGACTttgaggaaagaaaaaaaaaagaaaaattgctggAAAGTTCTAATCGTTCACAACCATACCCTTCTACTTATTCAGACTCAACTATTTCTCTATCCTCTCTTTCATTATCACCTGGTACTTCACAGAACAAGactgcaataaataacaacaggaTACATGATGACGGTAAAGGAAAATCGAAAGATGATGACCATATAAAACACAAACattgtaataaaactaattctaaaaaagaaaacgttGAACTACATCCAGGGACATCAAAATCAAACCAAGAACATAAAGTTAGAGGGTTTCAAAGAGGTCTTGAAGTAGAAAAGATACTTGGAGCAACTAATGCTGGaggtgaattattatttttaataaaatggaaggGAAGTGATGAAGCTGATTTAGTTGAAGCGAAACAAGCTAATATTCGGATTCCACAGACAGTAATAAAATTCTACGAAGAAAGACTGCAGTGGACTTCAGATTcctag
- the LOC142323642 gene encoding chromobox protein homolog 3-like isoform X1, whose amino-acid sequence MKLRNECDFNLVMSSDQEISSSSNDEQEDGVYIVEEVLDRRIVNDKVEYYLKWKGYSYEESTWEPEENVTCDKLIADFEERKKKEKLLESSNRSQPYPSTYSDSTISLSSLSLSPGTSQNKTAINNNRIHDDGKGKSKDDDHIKHKHCNKTNSKKENVELHPGTSKSNQEHKVRGFQRGLEVEKILGATNAGGELLFLIKWKGSDEADLVEAKQANIRIPQTVIKFYEERLQWTSDS is encoded by the exons ATGAAACTGag AAATGAGTGCGATTTTAATCTAGTCATGAGCAGCGATCAAGAGATTTCATCTAGTTCAAATGACGAACAAGAAGATGGCGTATATATCGTCGAGGAAGTTCTTGATCGAAGAATTGTTAACGATAAAGTGGAATATTATTTGAAATGGAAAGGTTATAGTTATGAGGAAAGTACATGGGAGCCTGAAGAGAATGTGACCTGTGATAAACTGATAGCTGACTttgaggaaagaaaaaaaaaagaaaaattgctggAAAGTTCTAATCGTTCACAACCATACCCTTCTACTTATTCAGACTCAACTATTTCTCTATCCTCTCTTTCATTATCACCTGGTACTTCACAGAACAAGactgcaataaataacaacaggaTACATGATGACGGTAAAGGAAAATCGAAAGATGATGACCATATAAAACACAAACattgtaataaaactaattctaaaaaagaaaacgttGAACTACATCCAGGGACATCAAAATCAAACCAAGAACATAAAGTTAGAGGGTTTCAAAGAGGTCTTGAAGTAGAAAAGATACTTGGAGCAACTAATGCTGGaggtgaattattatttttaataaaatggaaggGAAGTGATGAAGCTGATTTAGTTGAAGCGAAACAAGCTAATATTCGGATTCCACAGACAGTAATAAAATTCTACGAAGAAAGACTGCAGTGGACTTCAGATTcctag